A genomic region of Sulfobacillus acidophilus DSM 10332 contains the following coding sequences:
- a CDS encoding CMP/dCMP deaminase zinc-binding protein (PFAM: Cytidine and deoxycytidylate deaminase zinc-binding region~COGs: COG0590 Cytosine/adenosine deaminase~InterPro IPR002125~KEGG: ace:Acel_2018 tRNA-adenosine deaminase~PFAM: CMP/dCMP deaminase, zinc-binding~SPTR: Cytidine and deoxycytidylate deaminase;~manually curated), with amino-acid sequence MVTYDAWMRLALEEAQRAADTGEVPVGAVLIDDAGQVVARNHNQRETQQDPTAHAEMLVLREGAQRRGSWRLTGYTLVVTLEPCAMCAGAIVLARIDRLVFGAWDPKAGAVESLYHLVTDPRLNHRVEVVPGVLAETGGMLLKEFFRARRHK; translated from the coding sequence TTGGTGACATATGACGCGTGGATGCGCCTAGCTCTTGAGGAGGCGCAACGAGCGGCAGACACCGGAGAGGTACCGGTGGGGGCCGTATTAATTGATGACGCGGGCCAGGTGGTGGCACGCAATCATAATCAACGGGAAACGCAGCAGGATCCGACCGCGCACGCGGAAATGCTCGTGTTGCGGGAGGGGGCTCAACGCCGCGGCAGTTGGCGGTTAACCGGGTATACGTTGGTCGTGACTCTGGAGCCGTGTGCCATGTGCGCAGGAGCCATTGTGCTGGCCCGCATCGACCGATTGGTCTTTGGGGCCTGGGACCCTAAGGCGGGAGCGGTTGAAAGTCTTTATCATCTGGTGACCGATCCCCGGTTAAATCATCGGGTGGAGGTTGTGCCGGGGGTTCTGGCGGAAACCGGCGGAATGCTCTTGAAGGAGTTCTTTCGGGCGCGACGTCACAAGTGA
- a CDS encoding DNA polymerase III, subunits gamma and tau (PFAM: ATPase family associated with various cellular activities (AAA)~TIGRFAM: DNA polymerase III, delta' subunit; DNA polymerase III, subunit gamma and tau~COGs: COG2812 DNA polymerase III gamma/tau subunits~InterPro IPR003959:IPR012763:IPR003593~KEGG: sth:STH13 DNA polymerase III gamma and tau subunits~PFAM: ATPase, AAA-type, core~PRIAM: DNA-directed DNA polymerase~SMART: ATPase, AAA+ type, core~SPTR: DNA polymerase III gamma and tau subunits;~TIGRFAM: DNA polymerase III, subunit gamma/ tau), with product MAHQALYRVYRPRTFSEVAGQRRTVATLREAVRQGRVAHAYLFAGPRGTGKTSIARILAKTLNCAAPTEAGDPCLTCTSCQAVEQGNHLDVIEIDAASNRGIDEIREIKERIYHQTAMSRYKVYIVDEVHMLTPEAFNALLKTLEEPPSHVVFILATTEPQKLPVTVLSRCQRYEFQRLSLEDIVDRLTRVVHEESVAFEPEALQMIADHADGALRDALSMLDQVIAMHGAVRLADSIEVLGALHPERLATLIGALGQSVDSVVRALAELVDAGADYTRILRDTARHLRDVMVYRLAGGAVFAPYRREWLERVDRELPAAIPEAAWIQAADVLAEAESRIKGGFPPDLATELGLFKAQQLLAGDATRGRERPRPEALEPAFVPSFAAAPPSTPPPPATATVPTLERAKGSGRSQEVLELVRRERPSTYALLQSAQFVDLGNNQWAIQFEFPAHLNLMEQTTNRDVFTRAFKAVFGPAAGFRLEIRPSGDQATGPSPLVEEIRQWFGEDVRLVGFDEDAREDMNGGDPR from the coding sequence ATGGCGCATCAAGCCTTATACCGCGTATACCGGCCCCGGACCTTTTCGGAAGTGGCCGGGCAGCGCCGGACCGTGGCCACGCTTCGGGAAGCGGTACGCCAGGGGCGGGTTGCCCATGCGTATTTGTTTGCCGGTCCCCGGGGGACCGGAAAGACCAGTATTGCCCGGATTTTGGCCAAAACGTTAAACTGTGCCGCTCCCACCGAAGCCGGCGATCCGTGCTTGACCTGTACCTCGTGTCAAGCGGTGGAACAAGGCAACCATCTTGATGTGATTGAAATCGATGCCGCGTCCAACCGCGGGATTGACGAAATCCGGGAGATTAAAGAACGGATTTATCACCAAACCGCCATGAGTCGGTATAAGGTGTACATCGTCGACGAAGTGCATATGTTGACACCGGAGGCCTTCAATGCGCTACTGAAAACCTTGGAAGAACCGCCAAGCCATGTGGTGTTTATCTTGGCCACGACCGAGCCGCAGAAACTGCCCGTCACGGTGTTGTCGCGTTGTCAACGATATGAGTTTCAACGATTAAGCTTGGAGGATATCGTGGATCGGCTGACCCGGGTCGTCCACGAGGAATCGGTTGCCTTTGAGCCGGAAGCGTTACAAATGATTGCCGACCATGCCGACGGCGCCCTCCGCGATGCGTTAAGCATGCTCGATCAGGTGATTGCGATGCATGGGGCGGTGCGCTTGGCGGATAGCATTGAGGTGTTGGGGGCGCTACACCCGGAGCGTTTGGCCACCCTCATCGGGGCATTGGGGCAAAGCGTGGACAGCGTGGTTCGAGCCCTGGCCGAATTGGTCGACGCCGGCGCCGATTATACGCGGATTTTGCGCGATACGGCTCGTCATCTGCGAGACGTCATGGTGTACCGGCTAGCAGGAGGTGCCGTATTTGCCCCCTACCGTCGGGAGTGGTTGGAAAGGGTCGATCGCGAGCTTCCTGCCGCCATACCGGAAGCGGCCTGGATTCAGGCCGCCGATGTGTTGGCGGAAGCCGAATCCCGTATCAAAGGGGGATTCCCCCCGGATTTGGCCACGGAGCTGGGGTTGTTTAAAGCGCAACAGCTATTGGCGGGAGACGCGACACGTGGACGGGAGCGCCCTCGACCCGAGGCTTTGGAACCGGCTTTCGTGCCGTCTTTCGCGGCCGCGCCGCCTTCAACCCCGCCGCCTCCGGCTACAGCGACTGTTCCGACACTCGAGCGGGCCAAAGGGTCCGGGCGCAGTCAAGAAGTGCTGGAATTGGTGCGCCGGGAGCGTCCGTCGACGTATGCGCTTTTGCAATCCGCCCAATTTGTCGACCTCGGCAATAATCAATGGGCCATCCAATTTGAATTTCCGGCCCATCTCAATTTGATGGAACAAACCACCAATCGGGACGTTTTTACCCGCGCGTTTAAGGCGGTGTTTGGGCCGGCGGCGGGGTTTCGCTTGGAAATCCGTCCGTCGGGCGACCAGGCGACCGGCCCGTCTCCCTTGGTGGAGGAAATCCGTCAATGGTTTGGTGAGGATGTACGGCTGGTGGGGTTTGACGAGGACGCTCGGGAAGATATGAATGGAGGGGATCCGCGATGA
- a CDS encoding UPF0133 protein ybaB (PFAM: Uncharacterised BCR, YbaB family COG0718~TIGRFAM: DNA-binding protein, YbaB/EbfC family~COGs: COG0718 conserved hypothetical protein~HAMAP: Uncharacterised protein family UPF0133~InterPro IPR004401~KEGG: tjr:TherJR_0069 hypothetical protein~PFAM: Uncharacterised protein family UPF0133~SPTR: UPF0133 protein TherJR_0069;~TIGRFAM: Uncharacterised protein family UPF0133), whose product MSFNQNNMQKMMKQMQKMQQDVARVQEELKTAQVEAVAGGGVVKAVFNGHGEIQSLTILPEAVDPEDVEMLQDLILAAVRQGQADAQKLAEERLGAVTQNLRVPGMPGLF is encoded by the coding sequence ATGAGTTTCAACCAGAACAATATGCAGAAAATGATGAAGCAGATGCAAAAGATGCAACAAGACGTCGCACGCGTACAAGAGGAACTGAAAACCGCGCAGGTTGAGGCGGTAGCCGGCGGTGGCGTGGTGAAAGCGGTGTTTAACGGGCATGGTGAAATTCAATCCCTGACGATTTTGCCCGAGGCGGTCGATCCCGAGGATGTCGAGATGCTACAAGATTTGATATTAGCCGCCGTGCGGCAAGGACAGGCGGATGCCCAGAAGCTGGCGGAAGAACGGTTGGGAGCTGTCACTCAAAATTTGCGTGTGCCCGGGATGCCAGGGTTATTCTAA
- a CDS encoding DNA replication and repair protein RecR (PFAM: Toprim domain; RecR protein~TIGRFAM: recombination protein RecR~COGs: COG0353 Recombinational DNA repair protein (RecF pathway)~HAMAP: Recombination protein recR~InterProIPR015967:IPR006171:IPR000093:IPR003583:IPR 006154~KEGG: toc:Toce_2146 DNA replication and repair protein RecR~PFAM: Toprim domain; Zinc finger C4-type, RecR~SMART: Toprim domain, subgroup; Helix-hairpin-helix DNA-binding motif, class 1~SPTR: Recombination protein recR;~TIGRFAM: RecR protein): MLYPEPIQDLVQELAKLPGIGPKTAQRLAFFLLNMPKGEAEQLAQAIIQARQRIRYCSECFNFTDADPCFICKNPARDAGWIMVVEHPKDVVAMEKTREFKGRYHVLHGAISPMEGIGPDELKIRELVTRLERVNPKEIVLATSSSLEGEATALYLARLLKPMGFKVTRIARGLPMGGDLDYTDEMTLTKALEGRQDI, encoded by the coding sequence ATGTTATATCCGGAACCCATTCAAGACTTGGTGCAAGAATTGGCCAAACTACCCGGCATAGGGCCTAAAACGGCTCAACGATTGGCTTTTTTTCTATTAAACATGCCCAAAGGCGAAGCCGAGCAATTAGCCCAGGCGATTATCCAGGCGCGTCAGCGCATCCGCTATTGCTCGGAATGCTTCAATTTTACCGATGCCGATCCGTGTTTTATTTGTAAAAACCCTGCGCGGGACGCCGGCTGGATTATGGTGGTCGAGCACCCGAAAGATGTGGTCGCGATGGAAAAAACCCGCGAATTTAAAGGGCGCTATCATGTCTTGCACGGGGCGATTTCCCCCATGGAAGGGATCGGCCCGGACGAGTTGAAGATTCGCGAGCTGGTCACGCGGTTGGAGCGGGTGAACCCTAAAGAAATCGTCTTGGCGACCAGTTCCAGTTTGGAAGGGGAAGCCACGGCGCTGTATTTGGCCCGCTTATTAAAGCCGATGGGCTTTAAAGTCACGCGTATTGCGCGCGGCTTGCCCATGGGCGGCGATTTGGATTATACGGATGAAATGACCTTAACCAAAGCCCTGGAAGGCCGCCAAGACATCTAG
- a CDS encoding hypothetical protein (KEGG: mse:Msed_1207 hypothetical protein~SPTR: Putative uncharacterized protein) produces MKPAAAPSFRASLGLGRAFASVAWVLIFPVGFAAAVMLHSLFWLDWVHVMGALLWTAIDIFMGLVLGPVLQRVHPAARQEVVSQLMPRMLFLMPILAITVGFSGWTLGHWLGHFPPHQAPAPAIWAIGAITVILTVEGLGGILPINYRVFQAGRQAVPPLDTITRLVKLYRVLVTIQAVLQFALILLMVHLAVS; encoded by the coding sequence ATGAAACCGGCTGCGGCTCCATCATTCAGGGCCTCGCTCGGGTTAGGTCGCGCATTTGCTTCCGTCGCGTGGGTGCTGATCTTTCCGGTCGGGTTCGCCGCGGCGGTCATGCTTCATAGCCTCTTTTGGTTAGATTGGGTACATGTCATGGGAGCCCTCTTGTGGACCGCTATCGATATCTTTATGGGATTGGTTCTCGGTCCCGTGTTGCAACGGGTTCACCCCGCCGCACGGCAGGAGGTCGTAAGTCAATTAATGCCCCGCATGCTCTTTTTAATGCCCATTCTGGCCATTACCGTCGGGTTTAGCGGATGGACCCTGGGTCACTGGCTAGGGCACTTCCCACCCCATCAGGCACCGGCTCCGGCCATTTGGGCGATTGGTGCCATCACGGTGATTCTCACCGTGGAAGGGTTAGGCGGCATTTTGCCCATCAACTACCGCGTGTTTCAGGCCGGGCGCCAAGCGGTTCCCCCGCTAGACACCATCACGCGTCTGGTGAAACTCTACCGCGTCTTGGTAACCATTCAGGCCGTGTTGCAATTTGCCCTCATTTTACTCATGGTCCACCTCGCCGTCAGCTAG
- a CDS encoding glutamyl-tRNA synthetase (PFAM: tRNA synthetases class I (E and Q), catalytic domain~TIGRFAM: glutamyl-tRNA synthetase, bacterial family~COGs: COG0008 Glutamyl- and glutaminyl-tRNA synthetase~InterPro IPR020058:IPR004527~KEGG: toc:Toce_0389 glutamyl-tRNA synthetase~PFAM: Glutamyl/glutaminyl-tRNA synthetase, class Ic, catalytic domain~PRIAM: Glutamate--tRNA ligase~SPTR: Glutamyl-tRNA synthetase;~TIGRFAM: Glutamyl-tRNA synthetase, class Ic, bacterial/mitochondrial) produces the protein MCVVRVRYAPSPTGTLHIGGARTALFNFLFARHHGGRLILRVEDTDQSRQVPDSEAQMMRGLQSLGIEWDEGPDRGGDFGPYRQSERLARHQELANRLLAEDKAYRCYCTPEELEAERKARQKEGLPPRYSGRCRFLTPDEIRQREGQPYVVRLKVPDTGETVVEDLIRGTVRFDNRVLDDFIIMKRDYTPVYNFAVVADDHDMAMTHVIRGEEHLSNTPKQLLVYQALGFQPPQFAHLPMILAPDRSKLSKRHGATSVEEYRDQGILPEALANYLLLLGWSDPNGREFLTLKEAARLFTLDRVQHTAAIYDQKKLEWMNHQYLMQLPLERVVEAVRPFITYALDNGPPLSDAVALSRERSATLVQLAESMRFLYEAPRTFEAKAVAKQFTAGVDELLEAIRDRLLTVTPWDHDHLMNAYDQLAEARQVKRAVLIHPTRLAVTGRSVGPGLFELLTLLGRDETVKRLQFAADALRTGTLATD, from the coding sequence ATGTGCGTGGTCCGGGTGCGCTATGCCCCAAGTCCCACGGGAACGTTACATATTGGCGGCGCTCGCACGGCGCTGTTTAACTTTTTATTTGCACGGCATCACGGCGGCCGGCTCATTTTACGGGTGGAGGATACCGACCAGTCCCGGCAGGTTCCCGATTCGGAAGCCCAGATGATGCGGGGGCTTCAAAGCTTGGGTATCGAGTGGGATGAAGGGCCCGATCGAGGGGGCGATTTTGGGCCGTACCGTCAATCGGAAAGGTTAGCGCGCCATCAGGAGCTGGCCAATCGACTATTGGCGGAGGACAAGGCCTACCGCTGCTATTGCACGCCGGAAGAACTGGAAGCCGAGCGCAAAGCGCGGCAAAAAGAGGGGCTTCCCCCTCGGTATAGCGGTCGTTGCCGCTTTTTGACCCCGGACGAAATCCGTCAGCGGGAGGGACAACCCTATGTCGTGCGGTTGAAAGTCCCGGACACGGGGGAGACCGTGGTGGAAGACCTCATTCGAGGGACGGTCCGCTTCGATAATCGGGTGCTCGACGATTTTATCATCATGAAACGGGATTATACGCCCGTATATAATTTTGCGGTGGTTGCCGATGACCACGATATGGCGATGACGCACGTGATTCGGGGCGAGGAACATCTCTCCAATACCCCGAAGCAACTGTTGGTCTATCAGGCCCTCGGCTTTCAACCGCCCCAATTTGCGCATTTACCCATGATTTTGGCGCCCGATCGCTCCAAGTTGTCCAAACGCCACGGGGCAACGTCGGTCGAAGAATACCGGGATCAAGGCATATTACCGGAAGCTTTGGCCAACTATTTGCTGTTGCTGGGATGGTCGGATCCCAACGGACGGGAATTTTTGACGCTGAAAGAGGCGGCCCGGTTGTTTACCCTCGACCGGGTGCAACATACCGCCGCGATCTATGACCAAAAGAAACTGGAGTGGATGAACCATCAATATTTGATGCAGCTGCCGCTCGAACGCGTGGTGGAGGCGGTGCGTCCGTTTATTACCTATGCGCTGGACAACGGTCCGCCGCTTTCGGATGCCGTCGCCTTGTCCCGCGAACGGTCGGCGACGTTGGTGCAATTGGCCGAGTCGATGCGGTTTTTGTATGAAGCGCCGCGGACGTTTGAAGCGAAAGCGGTGGCTAAGCAATTTACGGCCGGCGTGGACGAACTCCTAGAGGCGATTCGGGATCGGCTCTTGACCGTTACCCCTTGGGATCACGATCACCTGATGAACGCCTATGACCAACTGGCGGAAGCCCGCCAAGTCAAACGGGCCGTCTTAATCCATCCTACCCGGCTCGCCGTCACCGGACGGAGTGTGGGGCCCGGGTTATTTGAACTATTGACGCTATTAGGCCGGGACGAGACGGTCAAACGACTCCAATTTGCCGCGGACGCTCTGCGGACGGGCACGTTGGCGACCGACTAA
- a CDS encoding hypothetical protein (KEGG: ppy:PPE_02704 hypothetical protein~SPTR: Putative uncharacterized protein) has protein sequence MDYVWNRVPVVTPRRYLGWGGHGGSRPILLETVDGRIVHVKLQHNPQSTRSLINDWVGTLLASALGVPVPEVVLVALDRSHLVDIPILTRLRWYPGWQFGTRFLANARKFSADTPLTRLTNWSDLPLLALYELWVYNNDVKFSHLLWTPDPVPRFLMADHGFIFPGGPDWTPAILTRQRDTIPSIGPLTALARSVPYPFRFDEALTILGAVTEDDLLSLMASVPRGWGFSGTDQKAAARFLVNRQPRLSAWARRLQRVWNSKTV, from the coding sequence GTGGATTACGTGTGGAATCGGGTCCCTGTGGTCACCCCCCGTCGATATCTGGGCTGGGGCGGGCACGGCGGCTCCCGTCCGATTTTGCTGGAAACGGTGGATGGCCGGATCGTGCACGTCAAATTGCAGCATAATCCGCAATCCACCAGGAGCTTAATTAATGACTGGGTGGGGACCTTATTGGCATCCGCGCTTGGCGTCCCGGTCCCCGAAGTGGTCTTGGTGGCGCTCGACCGGAGCCATCTGGTCGACATCCCGATTTTGACCCGTCTCCGCTGGTATCCGGGCTGGCAATTCGGAACGCGGTTTTTAGCCAACGCCCGCAAATTTTCGGCCGACACACCGCTTACTCGGCTGACCAACTGGTCGGATTTGCCCCTTTTAGCCCTCTACGAACTCTGGGTTTACAATAACGACGTCAAATTTTCCCATCTCTTGTGGACGCCGGATCCTGTCCCCCGCTTTTTAATGGCCGACCATGGATTTATCTTTCCGGGCGGACCGGATTGGACGCCGGCGATTCTCACCCGTCAGCGCGACACCATCCCCTCCATCGGTCCCTTGACCGCGCTCGCCCGCAGCGTCCCCTATCCGTTTCGGTTTGACGAAGCGCTAACGATTCTTGGGGCCGTGACCGAGGACGATTTACTGAGCCTCATGGCGTCCGTGCCGCGTGGATGGGGTTTTTCCGGCACGGACCAAAAAGCCGCGGCCCGGTTTCTCGTCAACCGGCAACCGCGACTCTCGGCTTGGGCCCGCCGCCTTCAACGCGTGTGGAACAGCAAAACGGTTTAG
- a CDS encoding methyltransferase small (PFAM: S-adenosylmethionine-dependent methyltransferase~COGs: COG1092 SAM-dependent methyltransferase~InterPro IPR007848:IPR002478~KEGG: chy:CHY_1437 hypothetical protein~PFAM: Methyltransferase small~SMART: Pseudouridine synthase/archaeosine transglycosylase~SPTR: Putative uncharacterized protein), with product MAEGEVRLKPGPHRVLEGSPWVYRTEIEPTEARPGAVVRLLSARGRLLGEGFYNPQSMIAVRIMTFSDAESVTPALVSRRIREAWALREELVGDRDAYRLVHAEADGLPGLVIDRYGPVFVVEVTSLGMNAFLPTIVETLVERGQPLAIYERGDLPVRDREGLPRVNRILYGSVPATVEIHEHGVIMQVNLLAGQKTGHFLDQYANRGRVGELAAGRRVFDAFCHTGGFGLVAARHGAQEVTAIDIDPEAILQAEQNARINRLDDRMRFVTANAFDWLRQASDQGPQFDLGILDPPAFTKSKDRVPEALRGYKEINLRGMKLIRPGGFLVTSSCSYHVSETEFIRVVQQAGHDAKRRVRILEIRGQGVDHPVLPALWESRYLKCLVLRID from the coding sequence ATGGCGGAAGGGGAAGTCCGGTTAAAACCGGGGCCGCATCGGGTGCTGGAAGGCTCACCCTGGGTATACCGGACAGAAATTGAACCGACGGAGGCGCGTCCCGGGGCGGTCGTGCGTCTCCTGTCGGCGCGTGGGCGCCTCTTGGGCGAAGGGTTTTATAATCCGCAATCGATGATTGCCGTGCGGATTATGACGTTTTCGGATGCCGAATCGGTTACGCCGGCGTTAGTGTCCCGCCGAATCCGGGAGGCCTGGGCGCTGCGGGAGGAATTGGTCGGCGATCGGGACGCTTACCGGTTAGTGCATGCGGAAGCCGACGGCTTACCGGGTTTGGTCATCGATCGATATGGGCCGGTGTTTGTCGTCGAAGTGACCTCGCTCGGGATGAATGCGTTTCTCCCGACGATTGTGGAAACCCTCGTCGAACGCGGCCAACCGCTTGCGATTTATGAACGGGGAGACTTACCCGTTCGCGATCGGGAAGGATTGCCGCGCGTCAATCGTATCTTATATGGTAGTGTGCCGGCCACCGTCGAGATTCATGAGCATGGGGTCATCATGCAGGTGAATTTGTTAGCTGGACAAAAGACCGGCCATTTTCTCGATCAATATGCCAACCGGGGTCGCGTCGGCGAATTGGCCGCAGGCCGACGGGTGTTTGACGCGTTTTGCCATACGGGGGGATTCGGGTTGGTGGCCGCTCGGCATGGCGCGCAAGAAGTGACAGCGATTGATATCGATCCGGAGGCCATCTTGCAAGCCGAACAAAATGCCCGGATCAACCGGTTGGATGACCGGATGCGTTTCGTAACGGCCAATGCGTTTGATTGGCTTCGACAAGCCAGTGATCAAGGCCCTCAATTTGATTTGGGGATTTTGGATCCGCCGGCGTTTACCAAATCCAAAGATCGGGTTCCCGAAGCTTTACGAGGGTACAAAGAGATCAATCTACGGGGCATGAAGCTGATTCGTCCCGGCGGCTTTTTGGTGACCTCGAGCTGTTCCTATCATGTGTCGGAAACCGAATTCATTCGTGTCGTGCAACAAGCCGGCCATGACGCCAAAAGGCGGGTGCGGATTTTGGAAATTCGTGGTCAAGGGGTGGACCATCCGGTGCTGCCGGCGTTATGGGAATCCCGTTATTTAAAGTGCCTGGTTCTGCGGATTGACTAA
- a CDS encoding iron-sulfur cluster assembly accessory protein (PFAM: Iron-sulphur cluster biosynthesis~TIGRFAM: Iron-sulfur cluster assembly accessory protein~COGs: COG0316 conserved hypothetical protein~InterPro IPR000361:IPR016092~KEGG: bts:Btus_1871 iron-sulfur cluster assembly accessory protein~PFAM: FeS cluster biogenesis~SPTR: Iron-sulfur cluster assembly accessory protein;~TIGRFAM: FeS cluster insertion) yields the protein MITLTDAAVEKVREFMTMKNREDLALRIYVSRGGCSGFSYGMALDEPQPTDNTFQFGPIKVVIDPDSAPLLDGIEVDYVNSLMGGGFSIENPNAVSSCGCGHSFRTKDQAGAPNACSH from the coding sequence TTGATTACGTTAACGGATGCGGCCGTCGAAAAAGTTCGCGAATTTATGACCATGAAAAATCGCGAAGATCTGGCACTGCGGATTTACGTATCCCGGGGCGGTTGTAGCGGGTTTAGCTACGGGATGGCCTTGGATGAACCTCAGCCGACCGACAACACCTTCCAGTTCGGCCCGATTAAGGTGGTTATTGACCCCGATAGTGCCCCGCTTTTGGACGGCATCGAAGTCGATTATGTCAACTCGTTAATGGGCGGCGGGTTTTCCATCGAAAATCCGAATGCCGTGAGCTCTTGCGGGTGTGGCCATTCGTTCCGCACCAAAGATCAGGCGGGTGCCCCTAACGCGTGCAGCCACTAA
- a CDS encoding regulatory protein MarR (PFAM: MarR family~InterPro IPR000835~KEGG: nca:Noca_4170 MarR family transcriptional regulator~PFAM: HTH transcriptional regulator, MarR~SMART: HTH transcriptional regulator, MarR~SPTR: Transcriptional regulator, MarR family) has product MADTEIQWFVEQIQRLFPRIMRYLEAEAARELIGLEVTPAQMNALVVLYEPKNLPMGELADQLGLTESAATRLVDRLLKMNLVRRERDETDRRVVRVRLSTYGRQLADLVFRRREQQFTRFAERLSAEHRDKLIEGLSALLKVFQDLEHEVKIPADAFSDD; this is encoded by the coding sequence ATGGCGGACACCGAAATTCAATGGTTTGTGGAACAAATTCAACGTCTTTTTCCGCGTATCATGCGCTATTTAGAAGCCGAAGCCGCCCGTGAACTCATTGGGTTGGAGGTCACGCCCGCCCAAATGAACGCCTTGGTTGTCCTCTATGAACCGAAAAATCTCCCCATGGGCGAACTGGCGGATCAACTCGGGTTAACCGAAAGTGCCGCCACGCGATTGGTCGATCGGCTGCTTAAAATGAATCTGGTCCGACGAGAGCGTGACGAAACCGATCGGCGTGTCGTGCGGGTGCGCTTGTCCACCTATGGACGCCAGTTGGCCGATTTGGTTTTTCGCCGTCGGGAACAGCAATTTACCCGCTTTGCCGAACGATTATCCGCCGAACATCGGGACAAACTGATTGAGGGTCTCTCGGCCCTTCTCAAGGTGTTTCAAGATTTAGAACATGAAGTCAAAATTCCGGCCGATGCCTTTTCGGATGACTAG